A stretch of DNA from Brevibacterium sp. CBA3109:
TTCCTTAGATGATCAGGCGTGGGTCGCGGCGAACTCACGTGCACCGTCGAGGTCTGCGGCGGACTTGATGGCGAATGTTTCCACGCCCTTCATGGCGCGGCGTGCGATGCCGGTCAGGGTGCCACCGGGGACGAGTTCGATCATTCCGGTGATTCCTGCGTTCAGCAGGGTCTCCTGGCACAGGTCCCAGCGGACGGGGTTCGTGACCTGTTTGACAAGGCGGTCAACATAGTTCTGACCGCTGCTGATGACTGTTCCATCGGAGTTGCTCAGAATATAGGAGGCAGGATCTGCGATCTCAAGTGCCGAGGCGGTGGCAGCCAGTTCCTTCGTCGCTGAAGCCATGTACTCGGTGTGGAAGGCACCAGCCACGGGCAGAGCGATGACGCGTGCCCTCTCCGGCGGATTCTCTGCCAGCTTCTCCATATCCTCCAGCGATCCCGCTGCCACCGTCTGTCCGCCGCCATTGACGTTGGCGGGGCTGGCGCCGGCTGCTTCGATGGCAGACAGAACATCGCTGGGTTCGCCACCCACGACGGCTGACATGCCTGTGGGTGTCTGAGCCGCGGCAGCGGCCATACCGGTTCCGCGCACTGCGACGAAGCGCATAGCATCGGCTGGCGAAAATACACCGGCGATCTGTGCGGCAGCGATCTCGCCGACCGAGTGCCCGGCGACATAGTCAGCCCGGACTCCGAGCTCAGCGGCGCATGCGATAGCTGAGGCGACGAGCAGCGGCTGCGCCAGTGCTGTGTCCTTGATGGTCTCGTCATCCGATTCGGTTCCGTGCAGTCGCAGGTCGATCCCGGATGCAGAGGAAAGTTCGTCGATCTGTGCGGCGAAGGCGTCCAGTTCCAGGAAGGAACTCAGAAAGCCCGACTTCTGGGCCCCTTGGCCCGGGCACGTGATTGCTAGCACTCAGTTCTCTTTTCGCTCGACTTCTGTGTTCAATCTAGTGGATGGATCTTTCGGATCAGTGTGTTTTGTCGGTGTTCGACAATTGCCCCGCATCTGACAGTCGCCCGTACACCAACGCGATATGGATGACGAATGCGTCGCGGGAGACCGTCGGATCGAGTGTGATCGCCGAGGTGATCTTCCGGAGCCGATATCTCACTGTGTTCGGGTGGACGGAGAGCGCCTTGGCCGTGGCTTCCAGGGATGACCCGAATTCGACGTAGGCGCTGACCGTTTTGAGCAGCTGCCCGGTTCCCGAGGTCAACGGTTCGTAATAGCGGCTGATGAGTTCGCTCAGAGCGACGGTGTCGCCGGCCAGAGCGCGTTCAGGCAGGAGCTCTTCCGCTTTGACAGGGCGGGGTGAGTCGGGACGGGCGGTGGCGGCCTTGAGCGCCATGATCGCTGCCTTCGCCGAGGTGGCGGCCTCTGCCAGGCTGGGAACGCTGGGACCGACAATGACTTCGGAGGGGCCGAAACACTCGGAGAGATCCTCAACGGCGCTATCGAGTTCGGTGGCACCACCGAGGACGATGAGCAGACGGTTGTCGTGGATGCCGACGAGGGCGTCATCAGCCCAATTGCGGGCCTTGCGGCGGATGACGTCGAGGCCGCGCTTAGCCGACCTCTGCGGGGCCCGACCGACCAGGACGCTGACAGGGCCCTCGGACTGCCAGCCGAAGGCAGCAGTGCGGCTGGCCAGCTCATCGACGGAGTCGCCGCGGACCAGAGCATCGACGACCATCGCTTCTAAGCGGGCGTCCCAGCTGCCCCTGGCCTCAGCCGCGCGGGCATAGACATCTGCGGCGGCGAAGGCAATCTCACGGGAGTAGACGAGAACGGCTTCCCGCAGAGCAGGCTGCTCGACCGTACGAGCAATGTCGGGCACCCTCTCCTCAACGACTTCGACGACGATCTTGAGCAGCTGGAGGGTCTGCTGGAGGCTGATTGCGCGGATGAGGTCGCGGGGAGCGGATTTGAATATCTCACTGACGACTCGAAGATCCGTATCGGGTTTGCGGTACCAGTCGATGAAGGACGAGATGCCCGACTGGGCCAACAGTCCGACCCAGGATCGGTCGGAGGGAGACATGCTGCGGTACCAGGGGAGCCGAGCTTCGAGTCTCTGCAGGGTCACAGTGGAGAGGACTCCCACTCCCGCCCGGAGACGGCGTGCCGTCTCTGCACGGCGCCGGAGCGTTTCGGCGTCAGTTGTCATAGGCACCACTTTAAACGCTTCGCTACAATTCGCTTGTACGCGACACACAAGTTTTTGTCAGTTGAGACAAGTATGGCCGGAGTCTTGGAGACTCCGGCCATACTCAGTGTGGTGCCAACGCACCGCCTAGCGCGCTGTGATCAGGCGCCGGCGCCTTCGGTCGAGCCCGAGGTGCCCGCTGTGACATCGTCGAGCTGGTACTTCCGCGCTGCCTCGGCGGCTTTGTCGATCGAGAGCGCCCCAGTGTCGGCCAGGGAGATCAGTGCCTGTGTCACGACCGAGGGGCCGTCGACGTGGTAGTAGCGGCGAGCGGCCGGACGGGTGTCCGAGATCGCGTAGCCGTCGGTGCCCAGTGACGTGAAGTGGCTGGGCACATACTGGCGGATCTGATCCGGAACCGCGCGCATGAAGTCCGAAGTCGCCACGACAGGTCCCTCGACCTCTGCCATCTTCTGGGTCACGTACGGCACGCGTGCGTCGGCATCGGGATTGAGCAGCCGGTCATCTTCGGCGCTTAGGCCGTCGCGACGCAACTCGGTCCACGAAGTCACCGACCACACATCGGCCGACACGCCCCAGTCCTCGGCCAGCAGCTCCTGCGCTTCAAGGATCCACGGGACGCCGACGCCGGAGGCCATGAGCTGGACCTTCGGGCCGCCGTTGTCCGGGCCCTTCGACAGGAGGTACATGCCTTTGAGCACTCCGTCGACGTCGAGGTTTTCTGGTTCAGGGGGCTGGACCATCGGCTCGTTGTACATTGTCAGGTAGTACATGACATTGGGGTCACGCTCATCGGCCGGATCGTACATGCGGTGGATGCCGTCACGGACGATGCGGGCGATCTCGTAGGTATAGGCAGGATCGTAGGACACGATCGACGGATAGGTCGATGCCAGCAGATGCGAATGACCGTCACCATGCTGAAGCCCCTCAGCCACCAGGGTTGTCCGGCCAGCGGTGGCACCGAGGACGAACCCGCGGGCCATCTGGTCGCCTGCCGCCCAGAAGAAGTCACCACTGCGCTGGAATCCGAACATCGAGTAGAAGATGTAGAACGGGATCATCGGCTCACCGTGCGTGGCATAGGAGGTGCCGACAGCGGTCAGCGCTGCGGTGGCGCCTGCCTCGTTGATGCCCATATGGAGCAGCTGGCCATCAGTGGCCTCTTTGTAGGCGAGGAAGAGATCACGGTCGACCGAAATGTAGTTCTGGCCGTGCGGGTTGTAGATCTTCGCCGTCGGGAAGAGCGAGTCCATGCCGAAGGTACGGGCCTCGTCGGGGATGATCGGCACAATGCGCTTGCCGAACTCCTTCTCACGCATCAGGTCTTTGAGTACCCGGACGAAGCCCATGGTGGTGGCGATCGTCTGCTTGCCCGATCCGCGCTTGCCGGCATCGAAGGCCTTGTCGGAGGGCAGCTTGAGATCGATGTGGGTGCTGCGCCGTTCGGGGGAGTATCCACCGAGCGCAGCACGGCGCTCCTGCATGTACTTGACCTCCGGGGCGTCCTGCCCGGGGTGATAGTACGGCGGGAGCTTCGGATCGGCCTCGAGGTCCTTGTCAGAGATCGGGATCTGGAAGTGATCACGCGCCAGCTTGAGGTCGTCGATCGTCATCTTCTTCATCTGGTGCGTCGCATTGCGGGCCTCGAAGTGAGGTCCCAGCGAGTAGCCCTTGACGGTCTTGACCAGGATGACAGTCGGCTGGCCGGTGTGCTCGGCCGCAGCCTTGTAGGCGGCGAATACCTTCCGGTAATCGTGACCTCCGCGCTTGAGGTTCCAGATCCTCTCGTCGCTGTAGTCCTCAACCATGGCCTTCGTGCGGGGATCGCGACCGAAGAAGTTGTCACGGACGAATCCGCCGGACTCGCCTTTGTAGGTCTGGTAGTCGCCGTCCGGAGTGGCGTTCATGAGGTTGACCAGTGCGCCGTCCCGGTCCTTGCCCAGCAGGGCGTCCCATTCGCGACCCCAGACGACCTTGATGACGTTCCATCCGGCGCCACGGAAGTAGGCTTCGAGCTCCTGGATGATTTTGCCATTGCCGCGGACAGGTCCGTCGAGGCGCTGCAGGTTGCAGTTGATGACGAAGTTGAGGTTGTCGAGTTCTTCGAAGGCGGCGACATGCAGCATGCCGCGGCTCTCAGGCTCGTCCATCTCACCATCGCCGAGGAATGCCCAGGTCTGCTGCTGAGAGGTGTCCTTGATGCCCCGATTGTGCATGTATTTGTCGAACTGCGCCTGCGCGATCGCATTCACCGGCCCCAGGCCCATCGACACCGTCGGGTGCTCCCAGAAGTCGGGGAGCTGATGCGGGTGCGGGTAGGAGGGCAGTCCGCTGGGCTTGCCGTTGATCTGGTGGGACTGCTGCTGACGGAATCCGTCGAGGTCCTGTTCGCTCATCCGGCCTTCGAGGTAGGCGCGAGCATACATGCCGGGGGAGGCGTGGCCCTGATAGAAGATGTGGTCGCCGCCGCCAGGATGGTCCTTGCCGCGGAAGAAGTGGTTGAGTCCGATTTCGTAGAGTGTGGCCGACGAGGCATAGGTCGAGATATGTCCGCCGACTTCGACTCCGGGCCGCTGGGCACGGTGGACGAGCATCGCGGCATTCCAGCGGTTCCAGCGCCGATAGCGGCGCTCGACCTCTTCGTCGCCGGGGAACCACGGTTCGTTCTCGGCGCCGATCGTGTTCACATAGTCAGTGGCTGTCAGGCTGGGCACGCCGATCTGCTTCTCTCGCGAACGCTGGAGCATCCGCAGCATGACGTAACGTGCGCGTGAGCGCCCACCCTCGTCAATGAGGCCGTCCAGCGATGCCAGCCACTCCTCAGTCTCTTCGGGATCGATGTCGGGCACCTGGCTGGGCAGCCCATTGAGTATCGGTCCGCCCTGTTTCCGATTGTCCACGGTGTGGTCCTCTCTTCCGCTCCACGATCTCCGTTGGTGTCGAGATCCGGGTGATCGAGTGGAATGGAAGTTCAAATTATGAATGAGCCCAGGGTCCACCAGATACTTCCTCCAGCCTAGTCCTCCCGCGCGAACTTCGCTGGGCCGAAATCTTGTGATCTCGATGACGAGTTCATGGTCTTCGATGCCCTTTGACGTGGATTGCATAGCCTCGGCGCGCCGCCATTTGCGCCTTCGGCACACTTGACGGAACAATAAGGGCATGAGTAACTCCTCTTCTGAAAGGACATCTTCCACGTCGACCCTCCCCAGCGAGCTGGGCCAGAACCTTGGTTTGGCTGCGGGAGACTATGTGCAAGAAATCGGCTACGACGATGACGTCGACTTGGACCTGTGCCAGGCGATCGAAAACATCATCGGTGACAAGATCGCGGACGGTGATGAAGACGGTGTCTTCGATGTCATTCTGATGTGGTGGCGCTCCGACGACGACGACCTCATTGATGGTCTCGTCGACGCGCAGGCCACGTTGAAGGAAGGCGGGGCCGTCTGGCTTCTGTCTCCCAAGGCAAGTCGGCCCGGCCACATCAGCCCGGCCGACATTTCTGAGGCAGCTCCCACAGCTGGTATGCACGTGACCTCGACGGTCAGCGCGGCTGAGTACTGGGCAGGCTTCCGTTTGGTGGGCAAGAAGAACCATTCATGATCCTTCGGCCCGGAGATCGGGCCCCTGATTTCGCCGTATCTGATCAACTCGGCTCCGCGCTCCACCTCGCCGAGGCTCTCCGTCGTTCGACTGTCATCCTCGTCTTCTTCCCGTTCGCGTTCTCACCCGTGTGCGGTGACGAGATCCGAGCACTCGAAGACCTCAGGCAGGTGCTGCAGGCGAATGCTGAACCGATTGAGATCATCGGCATGACCGTCGACTCAAAGTACACGCTTGCCGCGTGGTCGGAAGTTCGCGAGGTCGCCCTTGACCTTGGTGCTGACTTCTGGCCACACGGCGAGGTGGCAAAATCCTACGGAGTCTTCGACGCAGACCATGGGGTGGCCGAACGCGGAGTCTTCGTCATCTCCCGAACGGGTACGATCGTGACCAGTCGTCAGGCAGCACGAACCGAGACGCGTGACTTCTCCGTTGACGTCGCTCATGCGCGATCAGTCTGCGGCTGAGTCAATGTGATCATCGGGCAACAACGGGAGGACTGAAACATGGCCACCATCTTCACCAAGATCATCAATGGAGACATTCCGGGAACTTTCGTCTACCAGGACGATGTGTGCGTTGCATTCCTCGACGTGTCACCGCTGACCGAGGGCCACACGATGGTCGTGCCCCGGGACGAGATCTCGCACTGGATCGACGCAGACCAGGCACTGTTGGACCATCTCATGGCCGTCAGTCGCAAGGTCGGACGTGCCCAGCAGGAGGCGTTCGGCTGTGAGCGCATCGGCGTGATGATCCAGGGCTATGAGGTCCCGCACCTGCACATCCATGTCTGGCCGACGAACACGATCGCCGACTTCGACATCTCGGACCGTGCTGAAATGCAGACCCCTGAACAGCTGACAGGACCCGCAGAGAAGATTCGGCGGGCCCTAAAACAGCAGTCGTGAAGCATCCCGTCGACCGCTGAGGTCCTTCGCTCGATAAGATCTGATCAGTCGCTGCGATCCTTGACCTGGTCGAAACAGGACCTGAGCGAATCTCGGACGAAGAGTGCACCCTCAAGGCCACCGTCATTGACGCTGAACTGCCGATCGATGGCATATGCCTCGGACAGACCGCATACATAGTCGCCGGCGTCATCGTGCGGCTCATTCCTCGGAGCCCGCGGGATGGCACTTGGCCATTGAACGTGACGGCGGGCCGGATGGATCCTCGCATCCTCGCGATTCGGCGTCTGCTCCCGCCTCGGCGATTCGGTTCAACGACATTCTGAGTTCATCGAGTACGAGGATGCGCTGCCGGTGCTCTGCAGCGCATCCTCGTCCCCGTCATCCGCGACGGGCCGACACCGCGCGGGTCAGGCAGCGGCCCTGCTGGCGTCGAGGGCTGCTACCAGATCGTCGGCGAGGTCATCGACGTGCTCGAGTCCCACCGAGAGTCGAATCAGACCATCTCCTGGCTTGGCCGTGGCCGCGACAGGTCGGTGAGTCAGCGATGCAGGGTGCTGAATGAGCGTGTCGGCTCCGCCCAGGGACACCGCGTGGACGACGAGGCTGCAGTGTTCGACGAAGCTGCGTGCTGCGTCGAATCCACCTGCGAGCTCCAGCGCGATCATCGCGCCGCCTCCCGACATCTGGCGGCCGAGCAGTCCGCGTGGATCCTGCCCGTCCAGGCCCGGGTAGTGGACCGCGGCGATCGCCGGGTGTGCCGCCAGACGCTCGGCCAGCTCACCGGCGGTCGACTGTGCGGCGCGCATGCGAACGCCCAGGGTACGCAGTCCCCGGTGGAGAAGGTAGGCGCCCATGGGGTGCAGCAGTGCTCCCGTGATCGCTCGGACCTGTCGCAGTCGCATCGCCCACTCGGAGCTGGTGGCGATGATCCCGCCCATGGCGTCACCATGACCGCCCAGGTACTTTGTTGCGCTGTGGAGGACCAGCGCGACGCCGTGGTCGATGGGCTGTTGGAGCACCGGGGTGCAGAAGGTATTGTCCACGAGCACTGGGACGTCACCTGCGGCAGCGACAACGCTGTCCAGGTCGACGAGGTCGAGGCTCGGGTTGGCCGGAGTCTCGACGATGACGAGTCCGGTGTCGTCTTGGATCGCGGAGGCGATGTCAGCCTCCTCCGCCCAGGTGACAGTGGTGCCCAGCAGCCCCGTTTCGAGCAGGTGGTCACTGCCGCCGTAGAGCGGGCGTACGGCAACGATGTGCGGCGTTCCGGCACTGACGGCTGCGAGGAGCGCCGCAGTCATGGCGGCCATACCCGTGGCGAAGGCGACTGCCTCGTCGGCGTGTTCGAGTTCGGCCAGGGCGGTCTCGAAGCGTGCGACACCGGGCTGCCAGAGGCGCTGGTAAACGGCCGAGTCGCCGTCCTTGAGCGGGTGGCCGGTGGCAAGCCATTCGTAGGAATCGCCGCCAGTGGCGACATCGTTGACGGGGTTGGTTGTAGAGAGGTCGATCGCCGGAACGTGGACGCCCGCTTCGGTGAGGCCTTCCATTCCGCCGTGGACCATGAGCGTATCTGGGTGCATTGAGTTCATACGAGCAGTTAAGCCATTCCTGCAACACACTGCAAACTATCGTCACGAATCTGCGAAATTCCTCGATCCGGTCGAAGATTCTTGACCGCCGTCTGCCAGACTGTGAGTCATGTCGCAGAAAATAGAACTCGATGATGTCGATCGGAAGCTGCTCAAGGCCCTCAGCGATGATGCTCGCGCCTCCGGGACTGCACTGGCATCGGCGGTGGGTATCTCGGAATCCACTGTCTCCCTGAGACTCAAACGCCTGAAGACACTGGGCGTGATCAGAGGGTTCAGAGTCGACATCGATGCTGCGGCTGTGGGCATTCCGCTGCAGGCGCTGATCTCCATCCGTTTGGCCAAGCACGACCGCGCAGAGATCGATGCCTTCACTGCCGCGGCCCCACGGTTTCCCGGTGTCGTGAGGATGTATCACATGGCCGGAGCCGATGACTATCTGCTCCATATAGTCGCCAGCGACACCGAGGCGGTGCAGTCCTTCGTCCTCGACTATCTCACCAGGTACCCGGCGGTCGCCCATACCAGGACCAATCTCATCTACAGGGTTCAGGACGGCGAGGAGTGGATCCCCACGGAGCCGTGATGCCCGTGCCTCGTGTCCGCGCGCAGGGGAGGAGATCATTGATCCAGGTGGCAATGAGCACGCAGCCCGTCGGCATCGATCCTCACATGTGGGGTCCGTGTCTTGGGCCGCGGCAGGGCACACGGTCGAGGTCAGCTCCGGCTCGTGATCGTCAGGCCCTGCTTGCGTTGATGCACGGAGAGGTATCGCAGACCCCGCGCCTTGTCGGCGAGGAAGCGCCGACGTGAGAGTCGAGGCAGCCAGACGATCTGTCCGGGGGCGAGCGAGATCGTGGAGAGCTCGGTCTCCAGTGTTCCACCCCCGCCGAGGATGTGGATGAGTACGTCGAGAGCGGGCCCCGTGTGTTCGCGGATCTCTCCACCCGGTGCCAGAGCGATGATATTGGCATCGAGATCACGCTGCTGGGGTTCCAGCCGCCAGACGGACCCCGATGACTCAGGGACCTCGGCGAGGTCGTTGGCATCGACGAGCACGCGCGGCATCGGAGTTGCTGCTTGTTTGCTGATGCGAACCCGGACGTCCTCATTTTCACCGGCCAGTGGTTCCCAGCCGAGGGCCTCGCCGAACTCCGCCTCCATCTGGTGCTTGAGAGGGCTCGATTCTTGATCGTCGATGAGGATCAGCCCCGCGTCGGCTTCAAGCTTCCTGTAGGCATTGAGGATGAGCGTGTGGCGCTGGGACTTCGGTATGCATCGAACATCGATGACGGGTTCGTCGCCCACATTCCTCCTTCGGAGCAGATTCCATTTCCGGCATGTCTAAACTAGCACCATGAGTTCCCAGTCTTGGCTCGAGCGATCATGTACTGCGGGTGCGGCCCTCCTCTCGCGATCAACAGGGTGGTCGAGTTGCTGGAGGACGTGAGCTTCGCATCCGATCAGGCTGATTTGCAGAGCCCGCAATCTTGCCGGACACACATCACCCACCAACGAAAAGGGACCGAACATGGCTGACAATACAACCGCCCACAACCTCGGCGGCCTGGCTGCGGAACTCCTGGTCAAGGCGAAAGCTGCTCGCAGCGGTCGCAGCGCACAAGGTGTTTATGGCGGCAAATACCTCAAACAGGCTC
This window harbors:
- a CDS encoding redoxin domain-containing protein; translated protein: MILRPGDRAPDFAVSDQLGSALHLAEALRRSTVILVFFPFAFSPVCGDEIRALEDLRQVLQANAEPIEIIGMTVDSKYTLAAWSEVREVALDLGADFWPHGEVAKSYGVFDADHGVAERGVFVISRTGTIVTSRQAARTETRDFSVDVAHARSVCG
- a CDS encoding helix-turn-helix domain-containing protein, producing MTTDAETLRRRAETARRLRAGVGVLSTVTLQRLEARLPWYRSMSPSDRSWVGLLAQSGISSFIDWYRKPDTDLRVVSEIFKSAPRDLIRAISLQQTLQLLKIVVEVVEERVPDIARTVEQPALREAVLVYSREIAFAAADVYARAAEARGSWDARLEAMVVDALVRGDSVDELASRTAAFGWQSEGPVSVLVGRAPQRSAKRGLDVIRRKARNWADDALVGIHDNRLLIVLGGATELDSAVEDLSECFGPSEVIVGPSVPSLAEAATSAKAAIMALKAATARPDSPRPVKAEELLPERALAGDTVALSELISRYYEPLTSGTGQLLKTVSAYVEFGSSLEATAKALSVHPNTVRYRLRKITSAITLDPTVSRDAFVIHIALVYGRLSDAGQLSNTDKTH
- a CDS encoding HIT family protein gives rise to the protein MATIFTKIINGDIPGTFVYQDDVCVAFLDVSPLTEGHTMVVPRDEISHWIDADQALLDHLMAVSRKVGRAQQEAFGCERIGVMIQGYEVPHLHIHVWPTNTIADFDISDRAEMQTPEQLTGPAEKIRRALKQQS
- a CDS encoding DUF2249 domain-containing protein encodes the protein MGDEPVIDVRCIPKSQRHTLILNAYRKLEADAGLILIDDQESSPLKHQMEAEFGEALGWEPLAGENEDVRVRISKQAATPMPRVLVDANDLAEVPESSGSVWRLEPQQRDLDANIIALAPGGEIREHTGPALDVLIHILGGGGTLETELSTISLAPGQIVWLPRLSRRRFLADKARGLRYLSVHQRKQGLTITSRS
- a CDS encoding PLP-dependent aspartate aminotransferase family protein, with product MNSMHPDTLMVHGGMEGLTEAGVHVPAIDLSTTNPVNDVATGGDSYEWLATGHPLKDGDSAVYQRLWQPGVARFETALAELEHADEAVAFATGMAAMTAALLAAVSAGTPHIVAVRPLYGGSDHLLETGLLGTTVTWAEEADIASAIQDDTGLVIVETPANPSLDLVDLDSVVAAAGDVPVLVDNTFCTPVLQQPIDHGVALVLHSATKYLGGHGDAMGGIIATSSEWAMRLRQVRAITGALLHPMGAYLLHRGLRTLGVRMRAAQSTAGELAERLAAHPAIAAVHYPGLDGQDPRGLLGRQMSGGGAMIALELAGGFDAARSFVEHCSLVVHAVSLGGADTLIQHPASLTHRPVAATAKPGDGLIRLSVGLEHVDDLADDLVAALDASRAAA
- a CDS encoding Lrp/AsnC family transcriptional regulator; translation: MSQKIELDDVDRKLLKALSDDARASGTALASAVGISESTVSLRLKRLKTLGVIRGFRVDIDAAAVGIPLQALISIRLAKHDRAEIDAFTAAAPRFPGVVRMYHMAGADDYLLHIVASDTEAVQSFVLDYLTRYPAVAHTRTNLIYRVQDGEEWIPTEP
- a CDS encoding ACP S-malonyltransferase, with translation MLAITCPGQGAQKSGFLSSFLELDAFAAQIDELSSASGIDLRLHGTESDDETIKDTALAQPLLVASAIACAAELGVRADYVAGHSVGEIAAAQIAGVFSPADAMRFVAVRGTGMAAAAAQTPTGMSAVVGGEPSDVLSAIEAAGASPANVNGGGQTVAAGSLEDMEKLAENPPERARVIALPVAGAFHTEYMASATKELAATASALEIADPASYILSNSDGTVISSGQNYVDRLVKQVTNPVRWDLCQETLLNAGITGMIELVPGGTLTGIARRAMKGVETFAIKSAADLDGAREFAATHA
- the aceE gene encoding pyruvate dehydrogenase (acetyl-transferring), homodimeric type yields the protein MDNRKQGGPILNGLPSQVPDIDPEETEEWLASLDGLIDEGGRSRARYVMLRMLQRSREKQIGVPSLTATDYVNTIGAENEPWFPGDEEVERRYRRWNRWNAAMLVHRAQRPGVEVGGHISTYASSATLYEIGLNHFFRGKDHPGGGDHIFYQGHASPGMYARAYLEGRMSEQDLDGFRQQQSHQINGKPSGLPSYPHPHQLPDFWEHPTVSMGLGPVNAIAQAQFDKYMHNRGIKDTSQQQTWAFLGDGEMDEPESRGMLHVAAFEELDNLNFVINCNLQRLDGPVRGNGKIIQELEAYFRGAGWNVIKVVWGREWDALLGKDRDGALVNLMNATPDGDYQTYKGESGGFVRDNFFGRDPRTKAMVEDYSDERIWNLKRGGHDYRKVFAAYKAAAEHTGQPTVILVKTVKGYSLGPHFEARNATHQMKKMTIDDLKLARDHFQIPISDKDLEADPKLPPYYHPGQDAPEVKYMQERRAALGGYSPERRSTHIDLKLPSDKAFDAGKRGSGKQTIATTMGFVRVLKDLMREKEFGKRIVPIIPDEARTFGMDSLFPTAKIYNPHGQNYISVDRDLFLAYKEATDGQLLHMGINEAGATAALTAVGTSYATHGEPMIPFYIFYSMFGFQRSGDFFWAAGDQMARGFVLGATAGRTTLVAEGLQHGDGHSHLLASTYPSIVSYDPAYTYEIARIVRDGIHRMYDPADERDPNVMYYLTMYNEPMVQPPEPENLDVDGVLKGMYLLSKGPDNGGPKVQLMASGVGVPWILEAQELLAEDWGVSADVWSVTSWTELRRDGLSAEDDRLLNPDADARVPYVTQKMAEVEGPVVATSDFMRAVPDQIRQYVPSHFTSLGTDGYAISDTRPAARRYYHVDGPSVVTQALISLADTGALSIDKAAEAARKYQLDDVTAGTSGSTEGAGA
- a CDS encoding DUF3052 domain-containing protein — translated: MSNSSSERTSSTSTLPSELGQNLGLAAGDYVQEIGYDDDVDLDLCQAIENIIGDKIADGDEDGVFDVILMWWRSDDDDLIDGLVDAQATLKEGGAVWLLSPKASRPGHISPADISEAAPTAGMHVTSTVSAAEYWAGFRLVGKKNHS